A section of the Gloeobacter violaceus PCC 7421 genome encodes:
- the cofG gene encoding 7,8-didemethyl-8-hydroxy-5-deazariboflavin synthase subunit CofG produces the protein MRERTVTYSPAFTLVPTRECFNRCGYCNFRADRGAAWLQPAEVRALLLPLVGSGVVEILVLSGEVHPHDPRRGEWFAMIEDICAVALELGFLPHTNCGVLSFEEMRALQQLNVSLGLMLEIDSNRLLGGVHRHAPSKIPALRTAQLEWAGALGIPFTTGLLLGIGETPAEREDTLRTIARLQDRHGHIQEVILQPHSPGGSQSWAGEPLGDAQLLGVVRLARQILPAEITIQIPPNLVGDPVPLLEAGARDLGGIGPVDVVNPDYAHPVVERLGERLAAAGWRLEPRLPVYPHLDKRVATALQPLLGEHRARLCQAAVT, from the coding sequence ATGAGGGAGCGCACGGTCACCTACAGCCCTGCTTTTACGCTGGTGCCCACCCGCGAGTGCTTCAACCGTTGCGGCTACTGCAATTTTCGGGCCGATCGCGGGGCTGCGTGGCTGCAGCCTGCCGAGGTGCGCGCGCTTCTGCTGCCGCTGGTGGGAAGCGGTGTGGTCGAAATTCTGGTCCTCTCGGGGGAGGTGCACCCCCACGATCCCCGTCGGGGCGAATGGTTTGCGATGATTGAGGACATCTGTGCAGTGGCCTTGGAGCTGGGATTTTTGCCCCACACCAACTGCGGCGTTCTGAGCTTCGAGGAGATGCGCGCGCTGCAGCAGCTGAACGTCTCGCTGGGTCTGATGCTCGAAATCGACAGCAACAGGCTGCTGGGAGGCGTCCACCGCCATGCCCCGAGCAAGATCCCGGCGCTGCGCACCGCGCAACTCGAATGGGCGGGTGCTTTGGGCATCCCCTTTACCACCGGTCTGCTGTTGGGAATCGGCGAGACACCCGCCGAGCGCGAGGATACGTTGCGGACCATCGCCCGGCTGCAGGATCGCCACGGACACATCCAGGAGGTCATCCTGCAGCCCCACAGCCCCGGCGGCTCCCAAAGCTGGGCTGGAGAACCGCTGGGCGACGCACAACTGCTCGGAGTGGTGCGGCTGGCCCGGCAGATTCTGCCTGCCGAGATTACGATTCAGATCCCGCCCAACCTGGTGGGTGACCCCGTGCCGCTGCTGGAGGCGGGGGCGCGGGATCTGGGGGGGATTGGTCCAGTGGACGTGGTCAATCCCGACTATGCCCACCCGGTTGTGGAGCGGCTCGGCGAACGACTCGCGGCGGCGGGCTGGCGGTTGGAGCCGCGGCTTCCGGTGTATCCCCATCTCGATAAACGGGTCGCCACCGCTTTGCAACCGCTGCTCGGCGAGCACCGCGCCCGGCTGTGTCAAGCGGCGGTGACTTGA
- a CDS encoding serine/threonine protein kinase, whose product MPFSEGELVRERYRLCRHLGVNGGRETWLAADGLCAEVSVTLKTLYFGRSATWQDHERLEREARTLASLDYPGIPRHRDAFWVELPEGHYYCLAQEYIAGITLAERVGSGGRLGEADIVRLAANLLETLAYLHSQAPPVIHRDIKPSNIVCTADGGYALIDFGSVQAQSSTATLTVAGTFSYMPPEQFIGRAAPGSDLYALGATLLFALTGTDPADFPRRGLHLIFQSRVGVGRPLVRWLERLLEPALEERLGNAREALETLKHREALYAASSCGRALRPLAAGNPWKPFALLGGSLLFAVAVPLVTLFGAGASLILYLYLRQVLDPFPTHVHLLNALAIVAVGSLLCLWWAKSTADDAQP is encoded by the coding sequence ATGCCGTTCAGCGAAGGCGAGCTGGTTCGAGAGCGCTACCGGTTGTGTCGGCACCTCGGCGTCAACGGCGGTCGCGAGACCTGGCTGGCGGCGGACGGGCTGTGCGCCGAAGTGTCCGTCACCCTCAAGACGCTTTATTTCGGCCGCAGTGCCACCTGGCAGGATCACGAACGGCTGGAGCGCGAGGCGCGCACCCTCGCCTCGCTCGACTACCCCGGCATCCCCCGCCACCGGGATGCCTTCTGGGTGGAGCTGCCCGAAGGGCATTACTACTGCCTAGCTCAGGAGTACATCGCCGGGATCACCCTGGCCGAACGGGTCGGCTCGGGTGGGCGTCTGGGCGAAGCGGATATCGTCCGTCTGGCGGCGAACCTGCTGGAGACGCTTGCCTACTTGCACAGCCAGGCGCCCCCGGTGATTCACCGCGACATCAAGCCGAGCAATATCGTCTGCACCGCCGATGGCGGCTACGCGCTCATCGACTTCGGCTCGGTTCAGGCCCAGAGCAGTACGGCCACCCTGACGGTCGCCGGAACCTTCAGCTATATGCCACCCGAGCAATTTATCGGCCGCGCCGCACCGGGATCGGACCTTTACGCGCTGGGAGCGACACTGCTTTTTGCCCTCACCGGCACCGATCCGGCGGACTTTCCACGCCGGGGCTTGCATCTAATCTTCCAGAGCCGGGTGGGGGTGGGTCGGCCGCTGGTGCGCTGGTTGGAACGCCTGCTCGAACCGGCCCTTGAGGAGCGTCTGGGTAACGCCCGCGAGGCGCTCGAAACTCTTAAGCACCGAGAAGCCCTCTATGCTGCAAGCAGTTGCGGCCGGGCGCTGAGGCCGCTCGCGGCGGGCAACCCCTGGAAACCCTTTGCGCTGTTGGGGGGCAGTTTGTTGTTCGCTGTGGCCGTGCCGCTGGTGACGCTTTTTGGGGCCGGGGCGAGTTTGATCTTGTATCTCTACCTGAGACAGGTGCTCGACCCGTTTCCGACGCATGTTCACCTGCTCAACGCCCTGGCGATCGTCGCGGTGGGTTCACTGCTGTGCCTCTGGTGGGCCAAAAGCACCGCCGATGACGCCCAGCCTTGA
- a CDS encoding TIGR02450 family Trp-rich protein: MKGRRKIKYPHLVGSKWTSAGKIMGWRHFQVFAREDRKGLVFARLQSVCAVEVNVWVNAKTLKNRDLWEPGWTALGEMAPDPDAEAQIQ; this comes from the coding sequence ATGAAAGGCCGGCGCAAAATCAAGTATCCCCACCTTGTGGGCTCCAAGTGGACCTCCGCCGGCAAGATCATGGGATGGCGGCACTTTCAGGTTTTTGCCCGCGAGGACCGCAAGGGTCTGGTCTTTGCCCGCCTGCAATCAGTGTGTGCAGTGGAGGTCAATGTTTGGGTGAACGCCAAGACCCTCAAAAACCGGGATCTGTGGGAACCCGGCTGGACCGCCCTCGGCGAAATGGCTCCGGATCCCGACGCAGAGGCGCAGATTCAGTGA
- a CDS encoding HesB/IscA family protein: MINLTETALQEVRRLQKKSGNDRQFLRLGVVNAGCSGMSYTMKFDTESRADDHLFDQDGVRVAVDAASLPYLGELTLDWSGDLMGGGFRFHNPSATHTCGCGSSFSTNPEAAIAAH, translated from the coding sequence ATGATCAACCTCACCGAAACCGCCCTCCAAGAAGTCAGGCGCCTGCAGAAAAAAAGCGGCAACGACCGGCAGTTCTTGCGTCTGGGGGTGGTCAACGCCGGCTGCTCCGGCATGTCCTATACGATGAAGTTCGACACCGAAAGCCGGGCGGACGACCACCTGTTTGATCAGGACGGCGTGCGTGTGGCCGTTGATGCCGCAAGCCTGCCCTATCTTGGGGAGCTCACCCTCGACTGGTCCGGCGATCTGATGGGGGGCGGCTTCCGCTTCCACAACCCCAGTGCCACCCACACCTGCGGCTGCGGTTCCTCCTTCTCGACCAATCCCGAGGCGGCTATCGCCGCTCACTGA
- a CDS encoding S1C family serine protease: MAGILRLVSDSAFAGESVPLSQAGSPEDGELLDAYSNAVTRAAETVSRSVVNIDVHKSTRGRRGNQQTQGNGSGFLFTPDGYILTNSHVVHGAGEVGVTLQDGRRMAATPVGDDPDSDLAVIRIDGANLYPVKLGDSQKVRVGQLAIAIGSPYGFQYTVTAGVVSALGRSLRSGSGRLIDNIVQTDAALNPGNSGGPLVNSRGEVIGVNSAVILPAQGICFAIAVNTAKFVAGQLINGGRVRRSFIGVGGQTVPLPRFVMRFHNLAAETGVLVVSVEADSPASQAGLREGDVIVELAGQAVSDIDALHRALSDKQVGVRSSLTVLRRNDKLSLEIVPAESPQRSGR; the protein is encoded by the coding sequence ATGGCAGGGATTCTTAGGCTGGTCTCAGACAGTGCATTCGCAGGCGAATCGGTGCCTTTGTCACAAGCTGGCTCTCCCGAAGACGGGGAATTGCTGGACGCTTACTCGAACGCGGTGACTCGCGCCGCCGAGACTGTGAGCCGCTCGGTGGTCAATATCGACGTGCACAAAAGCACACGGGGACGCCGGGGCAACCAGCAGACGCAGGGCAACGGCTCGGGTTTTTTGTTTACCCCCGACGGCTACATCCTCACCAACAGCCACGTCGTTCATGGGGCCGGCGAAGTAGGGGTGACGCTGCAGGACGGTCGGCGGATGGCGGCAACCCCTGTGGGCGACGACCCCGACAGTGACCTCGCTGTCATCCGCATCGACGGGGCCAACCTCTACCCCGTCAAATTGGGCGATTCCCAGAAAGTGCGCGTCGGCCAGTTGGCCATCGCCATCGGCAGCCCCTACGGTTTTCAGTACACGGTGACCGCCGGGGTGGTGAGCGCCCTTGGCCGTTCGCTGCGCTCCGGCTCCGGGCGGCTCATCGACAACATTGTCCAGACCGACGCCGCCCTCAACCCGGGCAACTCCGGCGGACCGCTGGTCAACTCGCGCGGCGAGGTGATCGGGGTGAATTCGGCGGTCATCCTGCCGGCACAGGGCATTTGCTTTGCGATCGCCGTCAACACCGCCAAATTTGTCGCAGGCCAACTCATCAATGGGGGCCGGGTGCGCCGTAGCTTTATCGGTGTGGGCGGGCAGACGGTGCCGCTGCCGCGCTTTGTGATGCGCTTTCACAATCTCGCGGCCGAAACCGGGGTGCTGGTGGTTTCTGTCGAGGCCGACAGCCCCGCTTCGCAGGCGGGTTTGCGCGAAGGAGATGTGATCGTCGAACTGGCCGGGCAGGCGGTGAGCGACATCGACGCCCTGCACCGCGCCTTGAGTGACAAGCAGGTGGGGGTGCGCTCGTCGCTGACCGTCCTACGGCGCAACGACAAGCTCAGCCTGGAGATTGTCCCGGCGGAGTCACCACAGCGGTCCGGCCGCTAA
- a CDS encoding thioredoxin family protein, whose translation MARTASTMMELDTLAPAFVLPDVSTGQMLTLASFAGQPALLVMFICRHCPFVKHIQGELARLGKDYADSGLAIAAISANDAVKYPVDSPESLKEMVDELGFTFPVLYDESQQTAIAYQAACTPDFFLFDAARRLVYRGQLDDSRPGNDLPVTGKDLRIAIDAVLGGKAPAIEQKPSIGCNIKWKEGNTPPYYG comes from the coding sequence ATGGCCCGTACCGCTTCGACGATGATGGAGCTTGATACGCTGGCACCGGCCTTTGTTCTACCGGATGTGAGCACCGGCCAGATGCTCACGCTGGCAAGCTTCGCAGGTCAACCGGCGCTGCTGGTGATGTTCATCTGTCGCCACTGCCCCTTCGTGAAGCACATCCAGGGCGAGCTGGCCCGGCTGGGCAAGGACTACGCCGATTCGGGCCTGGCGATCGCGGCAATCAGTGCCAACGACGCCGTCAAGTACCCGGTCGACTCCCCCGAGAGCCTCAAGGAGATGGTGGACGAACTGGGCTTCACCTTCCCGGTGCTCTACGACGAGAGCCAGCAGACCGCCATAGCTTACCAGGCGGCCTGCACCCCCGATTTTTTCCTGTTTGATGCCGCTCGGCGGCTGGTCTACCGCGGACAACTTGACGACAGCCGCCCCGGCAACGACCTGCCGGTGACGGGCAAAGATCTGCGCATCGCCATCGACGCGGTGCTCGGGGGCAAAGCGCCCGCCATCGAGCAAAAGCCCAGCATCGGCTGCAACATCAAGTGGAAGGAAGGAAATACCCCTCCTTACTACGGCTAA
- a CDS encoding AAA family ATPase gives MDLFERHREQQQAAEAPLADRMRPRSLDQFVGQGHIVGPGRLLRRAIQADQLSSLIFYGPPGTGKTTLARIIAGTTRAHFIAINAVLAGVKDIREAIDEAKSRRGQFGRRTILFVDEVHRFNKSQQDALLPWIENGTIVLVGATTENPFFEVNKALVSRSRLFQLKLLESEDLRAVALQALADTERGYGKRNVRLDPEALAHLVDVAGGDARTLLNALELAVETTPADGDGAIRITLPVAEESIQRRAVLYDKEGDVHFDTISAYIKSLRGSDPDAALYWLARMIYAGEEPRFIFRRLLIQASEDVGLADPQALAVVVACAEAFDRVGMPEGRYHLAQATLYLATAPKSNSAMAFFDALAAVEGERASDIPNPLKDANRDKEGFGHGAGYLYPHAYRDHWVAQQYLPTSLQGQLFYQPGDQGYEAGIQAAVARRREAQLAALVETDSPERLSFGPADGPSERWLARAMGRQGEQLARLRDRIFELAAPERHHVILDAAAGSGLLTWEAIRRTPEGGVYARAANAADADALAEQAAALSPLRRPVILTAALEHLTAAVGQHSPGLRFERIVGRNLLKGTPHKIAVLTALQNLLAPRGVLVIAENMPSRGSRLWQLLDPAWLAADLYRRVVEAEELAFGDDPQLGWEPDDLQSVFEQAGLACEITSESVEGELRVSGPLLARWFARSHPRGAYAAQLARLLSPAEVESLEAIFRRQLLDRVVSWSSAVAYAVGRPV, from the coding sequence GTGGATCTCTTCGAGCGGCACCGCGAGCAGCAGCAGGCGGCGGAGGCACCGCTCGCCGACCGGATGCGCCCGCGTTCGCTCGATCAATTCGTCGGCCAGGGCCACATCGTCGGCCCCGGCCGACTCTTAAGGCGGGCGATCCAGGCCGATCAGCTCTCTTCGCTGATTTTCTACGGCCCTCCGGGCACCGGCAAAACGACGCTGGCACGGATCATCGCGGGCACGACCCGCGCCCACTTCATCGCCATCAACGCCGTGCTCGCCGGGGTCAAAGATATCCGCGAGGCGATCGACGAGGCCAAAAGCCGCCGCGGCCAGTTTGGCCGGCGGACCATCTTGTTCGTGGACGAAGTGCACCGCTTCAACAAGTCCCAGCAGGACGCGCTGTTGCCCTGGATCGAAAACGGCACGATCGTGCTGGTGGGCGCCACCACCGAGAACCCGTTTTTTGAAGTCAACAAGGCCCTGGTGAGCCGCTCACGTTTATTTCAGCTCAAGCTGCTGGAAAGTGAGGATCTGCGGGCAGTAGCCCTGCAGGCGCTCGCCGATACCGAGCGCGGCTACGGCAAGCGCAATGTGCGGCTCGATCCCGAGGCGCTTGCGCACCTGGTGGATGTGGCCGGGGGCGACGCGCGCACGCTGCTCAACGCCCTGGAACTGGCCGTTGAGACCACTCCGGCAGATGGCGACGGTGCAATCCGCATCACCCTCCCGGTTGCGGAAGAATCGATCCAGCGTCGGGCAGTGCTCTACGACAAAGAGGGCGACGTCCACTTCGATACGATCAGCGCCTATATCAAAAGCCTCCGAGGCTCGGACCCCGATGCCGCCTTGTACTGGCTGGCACGGATGATCTACGCGGGGGAAGAGCCGCGCTTTATCTTCCGGCGGCTGCTCATCCAGGCGAGCGAGGATGTGGGCCTCGCCGACCCGCAGGCGTTGGCGGTCGTCGTGGCCTGCGCCGAGGCTTTTGACCGGGTGGGGATGCCCGAGGGGCGCTATCACCTGGCCCAGGCGACGCTGTACCTGGCCACTGCGCCCAAATCCAACAGCGCCATGGCCTTCTTCGACGCCCTGGCGGCGGTCGAGGGCGAGCGGGCCTCGGATATTCCCAACCCCCTCAAGGACGCAAACCGCGACAAGGAGGGCTTCGGCCACGGCGCGGGCTACCTCTACCCGCACGCCTACCGCGACCACTGGGTTGCCCAGCAGTATCTTCCCACCAGCCTGCAGGGGCAACTGTTTTATCAGCCCGGCGACCAGGGTTACGAGGCTGGTATCCAGGCCGCCGTCGCCCGTAGACGTGAAGCGCAACTGGCCGCCCTGGTCGAAACCGATAGTCCCGAGCGGCTCAGTTTCGGTCCGGCCGACGGGCCGAGCGAGCGCTGGCTGGCGCGGGCCATGGGCCGCCAGGGCGAACAGCTCGCCCGCCTGCGCGATCGGATCTTTGAACTGGCAGCCCCCGAGCGCCACCACGTCATCCTCGACGCGGCGGCAGGCAGCGGCCTGCTCACCTGGGAAGCCATCCGCCGCACCCCGGAAGGGGGTGTCTACGCCCGTGCGGCCAACGCTGCCGACGCCGACGCCCTTGCCGAGCAGGCAGCGGCCTTGAGCCCTCTGCGCCGCCCGGTGATTCTGACGGCGGCTCTCGAACACCTGACCGCAGCGGTAGGGCAGCATAGTCCTGGTTTGCGCTTCGAGCGGATTGTCGGACGAAACCTGCTCAAAGGCACACCCCACAAAATTGCTGTCCTTACCGCGCTGCAAAATCTACTGGCCCCGCGCGGCGTGCTGGTGATTGCCGAAAACATGCCGAGCCGGGGAAGTCGCCTCTGGCAACTGCTCGACCCCGCCTGGCTTGCGGCCGATCTCTACCGGCGGGTTGTCGAAGCCGAGGAGCTTGCCTTTGGCGACGACCCGCAATTGGGCTGGGAACCGGACGACCTGCAATCGGTCTTCGAGCAGGCGGGCCTGGCCTGTGAGATCACCAGTGAAAGTGTGGAGGGTGAACTGCGCGTCAGTGGGCCGCTATTGGCGCGCTGGTTTGCCAGATCCCATCCGAGGGGCGCTTATGCTGCCCAGCTGGCTCGGCTGCTGTCGCCCGCAGAAGTAGAGAGTCTCGAAGCAATCTTTAGGCGGCAGTTACTCGACCGGGTAGTGTCCTGGTCCAGTGCGGTGGCTTATGCAGTCGGGCGGCCAGTCTGA
- a CDS encoding cupin domain-containing protein yields MKISLDQVAPVPVTHDPRLNKRVLVKDADARSNLKMLNHARMEPGESFRAHSHASMEEVFYFLEGQGEFCLGDQYLTVSAGDCVLVSAGTAQSCCNTGTRPLVFLAFGVAL; encoded by the coding sequence ATGAAAATCAGCCTGGATCAGGTTGCACCGGTGCCGGTCACCCACGACCCGCGGCTCAATAAGCGTGTGCTAGTCAAAGACGCCGATGCGCGCTCCAACCTTAAAATGCTCAATCATGCGCGCATGGAACCGGGCGAGTCGTTTCGCGCCCACAGCCACGCTTCGATGGAGGAAGTGTTTTACTTCCTGGAAGGCCAGGGGGAATTTTGCCTGGGCGATCAGTACCTAACGGTTTCGGCGGGCGATTGTGTATTGGTGTCGGCGGGAACAGCCCAAAGCTGCTGCAACACCGGCACACGCCCTCTGGTTTTTCTGGCCTTTGGAGTCGCTCTTTAA
- a CDS encoding vitamin K epoxide reductase family protein, which yields MKTVSQQEAVWPRWAIAGLAACGSALTAYLTWTKVSASQAAFCTEGAGCDLVLQSPYASLFGIPVSALGLGLYLTLLLVALLPGIDRWRWGTLFGLSLVGVTFSAYLIYLLMFEIVAFCLYCIASAALIAAIFALTLVGHRWEKPDNLVLGGLGVVLAGMAGIWGIYNVQSVSAGPLDYSVALAKHLRTTGAKFYGASWCPHCQDQKKAFGEEAERFVPYIECSPGGRGAPPAKVCTEAGIDGYPTWEIGGKRYEGGYPLKDLARLSGFSPAGGVGETKKP from the coding sequence ATGAAGACCGTTTCGCAGCAAGAGGCCGTTTGGCCGCGCTGGGCCATCGCCGGTCTGGCCGCCTGCGGCAGCGCGCTCACTGCTTATCTCACCTGGACAAAGGTGTCTGCTTCCCAGGCGGCGTTCTGCACCGAGGGTGCCGGGTGCGATCTGGTACTGCAGAGCCCTTACGCTTCACTTTTCGGGATACCCGTTTCGGCGTTGGGCCTGGGGCTGTATCTGACGCTGTTGCTGGTGGCGCTGCTGCCGGGGATCGACCGCTGGCGCTGGGGAACGTTGTTCGGCCTGTCGTTGGTCGGGGTCACCTTTAGTGCGTATTTGATCTATCTGCTGATGTTTGAGATCGTGGCTTTTTGCTTGTACTGCATAGCCTCGGCCGCCTTGATCGCCGCCATCTTTGCGCTGACGCTGGTCGGTCACCGTTGGGAGAAGCCCGACAATCTGGTCCTGGGGGGCCTGGGTGTGGTGCTCGCGGGTATGGCCGGCATCTGGGGCATTTACAACGTCCAGAGTGTAAGCGCTGGCCCGCTCGATTACTCGGTGGCCCTCGCCAAGCATCTGCGCACCACCGGCGCCAAGTTCTACGGCGCTTCCTGGTGCCCGCACTGCCAGGATCAGAAAAAAGCCTTCGGCGAAGAGGCGGAGCGCTTTGTGCCCTATATCGAATGTTCGCCGGGCGGGCGGGGTGCGCCCCCGGCCAAAGTCTGCACCGAGGCCGGGATCGACGGCTATCCCACCTGGGAAATCGGCGGCAAGCGCTACGAGGGCGGCTATCCGCTCAAGGATCTGGCCCGTTTGTCGGGCTTTAGTCCAGCCGGCGGGGTGGGTGAAACCAAGAAGCCCTGA